One genomic segment of Triplophysa rosa linkage group LG22, Trosa_1v2, whole genome shotgun sequence includes these proteins:
- the dgcr2 gene encoding integral membrane protein DGCR2/IDD isoform X3 yields MGVAQPVRFNSINQAHFLHHAAEKCPSGWHHYEKTASCYKVYLRSENYWQAVETCQKVNASLATFSTNEELQFILKIEVDFDEKVCERKDQCKFWVGYQYVITNQNHSLEGRWEVAYKGSTQVFLPPEGLANFGEANPTQDNVFCAQLQRFQIKSMNERGLHSWHAENCYKKFPFLCKRRQTCVDIKDNVVSEGYYFTPKGDDPCLSCTCHDGEPEMCVAALCERPQGCQHFRKDPKECCRFTCLDPDGSSLFDSMASGMRLIVSCISSFLILSLLLFMVHRLRQRRRERIETLIGGNLHHFNLGRRVPGFDYGPDVFGTGLTPLHLSDDGEGGAFHFQEPPPPYAAYKYPDIHHPDDPPPPYEASVNPDSILYMDLGRTGAPLATGHVSTAAESLQRAYPEQAPPPPPPLEEREDSIDSSTLLVSPDTPSESENSITQSSSVDCSTGPSLSTVV; encoded by the exons ATGGGTGTCGCGCAGCCGGTGCGCTTCAACA GTATAAATCAAGCTCATTTTCTACACCACGCGGCAG AGAAGTGTCCGAGCGGATGGCACCATTACGAAAAAACAGCCAGCTGTTACAAAGTCTACCTGAGAAGCGAGAACTACTGGCAGGCGGTGGAAACCTGTCAGAAGGTCAACGCCTCCCTCGCTACTTTCAGCACCAACGAGGAGCTGCAGTTCATCCTGAAGATAGAAGTGGACTTTGACGAAAAAGTGTGTGAACGAAAGGACCAGTGCAA GTTCTGGGTGGGATATCAGTACGTGATCACCAACCAGAATCATTCTCTGGAGGGCCGATGGGAGGTGGCGTACAAAG GATCCACGCAGGTGTTTCTTCCTCCGGAGGGTCTGGCTAACTTCGGCGAGGCCAACCCCACCCAGGACAACGTGTTCTGTGCCCAGCTGCAGCGCTTTCAGATCAAGAGCATGAACGAGCGAGGCTTGCACAGCTGGCATGCGGAAAACTGCTACAAGAAATTCCCCTTCCTCTGCAAGAGAA GACAAACATGTGTTGACATCAAAGACAACGTGGTGAGCGAAGGCTATTATTTCACGCCCAAAGGGGACGACCCCTGTCTGAGCTGCACGTGCCACGACGGCGAGCCGGAGATGTGTGTGGCCGCGCTGTGCGAACGCCCGCAGGGATGTCAGCACTTCCGAAAGGACCCCAAAGAGTGCTGCAGGTTCACCTGTCTGGATCCTG acgGCAGTAGTCTGTTCGACTCTATGGCCAGCGGCATGCGGCTCATCGTCAGCTGCATCTCGTCCTTCCTCATCCTCTCTCTGTTGCTCTTCATGGTGCACAGACTGAGACAGCGGAGACGAGAGCGCATCGAGACCCTCATCGGAGGCAACC TGCATCATTTTAATTTGGGACGGAGGGTGCCCGGCTTTGACTACGGGCCGGATGTGTTTGGGACGGGCCTGACGCCGCTGCACCTCTCGGATGACGGCGAGGGGGGTGCGTTCCACTTCCAGGAGCCCCCGCCCCCTTATGCTGCTTACAAGTATCCGGATATCCACCACCCTGATGATCCTCCGCCACCATACGAGGCCTCCGTCAATCCAGACAGCATCCTTTATATGGACCTCG GTCGGACCGGGGCTCCTCTGGCCACCGGGCACGTGAGCACCGCAGCCGAATCTCTCCAGAGGGCGTACCCAGAGCAGGCTCCGCCCCCACCGCCGCCCCTGGAGGAGCGTGAAGATTCCATCGACAGCAGCACGCTGCTCGTGTCTCCAGACACCCCCAGCGAATCAGAGAACAGCATCACTCAGAGCTCCAGCGTGGACTGCAGCACCGGGCCCTCGCTCAGCACCGTGGTATAG
- the dgcr2 gene encoding integral membrane protein DGCR2/IDD isoform X4, which produces MGVAQPVRFNKKCPSGWHHYEKTASCYKVYLRSENYWQAVETCQKVNASLATFSTNEELQFILKIEVDFDEKVCERKDQCKFWVGYQYVITNQNHSLEGRWEVAYKGSTQVFLPPEGLANFGEANPTQDNVFCAQLQRFQIKSMNERGLHSWHAENCYKKFPFLCKRRQTCVDIKDNVVSEGYYFTPKGDDPCLSCTCHDGEPEMCVAALCERPQGCQHFRKDPKECCRFTCLDPDGSSLFDSMASGMRLIVSCISSFLILSLLLFMVHRLRQRRRERIETLIGGNLHHFNLGRRVPGFDYGPDVFGTGLTPLHLSDDGEGGAFHFQEPPPPYAAYKYPDIHHPDDPPPPYEASVNPDSILYMDLGRTGAPLATGHVSTAAESLQRAYPEQAPPPPPPLEEREDSIDSSTLLVSPDTPSESENSITQSSSVDCSTGPSLSTVV; this is translated from the exons ATGGGTGTCGCGCAGCCGGTGCGCTTCAACA AGAAGTGTCCGAGCGGATGGCACCATTACGAAAAAACAGCCAGCTGTTACAAAGTCTACCTGAGAAGCGAGAACTACTGGCAGGCGGTGGAAACCTGTCAGAAGGTCAACGCCTCCCTCGCTACTTTCAGCACCAACGAGGAGCTGCAGTTCATCCTGAAGATAGAAGTGGACTTTGACGAAAAAGTGTGTGAACGAAAGGACCAGTGCAA GTTCTGGGTGGGATATCAGTACGTGATCACCAACCAGAATCATTCTCTGGAGGGCCGATGGGAGGTGGCGTACAAAG GATCCACGCAGGTGTTTCTTCCTCCGGAGGGTCTGGCTAACTTCGGCGAGGCCAACCCCACCCAGGACAACGTGTTCTGTGCCCAGCTGCAGCGCTTTCAGATCAAGAGCATGAACGAGCGAGGCTTGCACAGCTGGCATGCGGAAAACTGCTACAAGAAATTCCCCTTCCTCTGCAAGAGAA GACAAACATGTGTTGACATCAAAGACAACGTGGTGAGCGAAGGCTATTATTTCACGCCCAAAGGGGACGACCCCTGTCTGAGCTGCACGTGCCACGACGGCGAGCCGGAGATGTGTGTGGCCGCGCTGTGCGAACGCCCGCAGGGATGTCAGCACTTCCGAAAGGACCCCAAAGAGTGCTGCAGGTTCACCTGTCTGGATCCTG acgGCAGTAGTCTGTTCGACTCTATGGCCAGCGGCATGCGGCTCATCGTCAGCTGCATCTCGTCCTTCCTCATCCTCTCTCTGTTGCTCTTCATGGTGCACAGACTGAGACAGCGGAGACGAGAGCGCATCGAGACCCTCATCGGAGGCAACC TGCATCATTTTAATTTGGGACGGAGGGTGCCCGGCTTTGACTACGGGCCGGATGTGTTTGGGACGGGCCTGACGCCGCTGCACCTCTCGGATGACGGCGAGGGGGGTGCGTTCCACTTCCAGGAGCCCCCGCCCCCTTATGCTGCTTACAAGTATCCGGATATCCACCACCCTGATGATCCTCCGCCACCATACGAGGCCTCCGTCAATCCAGACAGCATCCTTTATATGGACCTCG GTCGGACCGGGGCTCCTCTGGCCACCGGGCACGTGAGCACCGCAGCCGAATCTCTCCAGAGGGCGTACCCAGAGCAGGCTCCGCCCCCACCGCCGCCCCTGGAGGAGCGTGAAGATTCCATCGACAGCAGCACGCTGCTCGTGTCTCCAGACACCCCCAGCGAATCAGAGAACAGCATCACTCAGAGCTCCAGCGTGGACTGCAGCACCGGGCCCTCGCTCAGCACCGTGGTATAG